A genome region from Natronobeatus ordinarius includes the following:
- a CDS encoding outer membrane lipoprotein-sorting protein, which produces MRRRSFLAAGVTAAFAGCVQLPREAPPSSEELVRDALETRIGLTDLQGLRTVTVEEPSATVERTERILQRPPAERRLEVIQSTDPAVPMGTVSVRSRTEMWEFEPARGRVTNVSHPNRFIADRTRIVLESLLEEYDLEYEDTDTVGDRTAHVLHATPTADEEMSRSISVLVGDTQYVLPLATDEDVDFEEATVTRTFWIDDEHRYPVKERNVVSVDDDLLHGITFALDELAIDEGVDDDAFTYQPPDGVELVERGIEPVGIYDSLEEAATVVPYDLPEPDVPEPYELDRVTVIERGEHTIATSWYVDPEFTERELYVAVEEEQRFNEDVLEEVDLDGHEAYVRDGSLESVFWTCGELSYEVTSPMDDEPILEVASSIGCPAARRRTFELPARSAWSSVASAGQLSSAPSRSERSL; this is translated from the coding sequence ATGCGTCGTCGATCGTTCCTCGCGGCGGGGGTGACGGCCGCGTTCGCCGGCTGCGTCCAGCTCCCCCGCGAGGCACCGCCCTCGAGCGAGGAACTGGTACGGGACGCCCTCGAGACGCGTATCGGGTTGACCGACCTGCAAGGGCTGCGAACGGTGACGGTCGAAGAGCCATCAGCGACCGTCGAACGGACCGAACGGATCCTCCAGCGCCCGCCAGCGGAACGACGGCTCGAGGTGATTCAGTCGACCGACCCGGCAGTCCCGATGGGTACCGTCTCGGTCAGGAGCCGAACGGAGATGTGGGAGTTCGAGCCCGCCAGGGGCCGGGTAACGAACGTCAGTCACCCGAACCGGTTCATTGCCGACCGGACGCGAATCGTCCTCGAGTCCCTGCTCGAGGAGTACGACCTCGAGTACGAAGACACCGACACCGTCGGCGACCGGACGGCCCACGTCCTCCACGCGACGCCGACCGCGGACGAAGAGATGAGCCGGTCGATCAGCGTGCTCGTCGGCGACACGCAGTACGTCCTCCCCCTCGCGACCGACGAGGACGTGGACTTCGAAGAGGCGACCGTGACGCGAACGTTCTGGATCGACGACGAACACCGCTACCCCGTCAAGGAGCGAAACGTGGTCAGCGTCGACGACGACCTGCTCCACGGGATCACGTTCGCGCTTGACGAACTCGCCATCGACGAGGGGGTCGACGACGACGCGTTCACCTACCAGCCGCCCGACGGCGTCGAACTCGTCGAGCGCGGTATCGAGCCGGTGGGCATTTACGATTCCCTCGAGGAGGCCGCCACCGTCGTCCCGTACGACCTCCCGGAGCCGGACGTCCCGGAGCCGTACGAACTCGACCGGGTGACCGTGATCGAACGGGGTGAACACACTATCGCAACGAGCTGGTACGTCGACCCCGAGTTCACCGAACGGGAGCTGTACGTGGCCGTGGAGGAAGAACAGCGGTTCAACGAGGACGTCCTCGAAGAGGTCGACCTCGACGGCCACGAGGCCTACGTCCGCGACGGCAGCCTCGAGAGCGTCTTCTGGACCTGCGGGGAACTGAGCTACGAAGTCACGAGCCCGATGGACGACGAGCCGATCCTCGAGGTCGCCTCGTCGATCGGCTGTCCGGCAGCCCGACGGCGCACGTTCGAGTTGCCGGCTCGGTCCGCGTGGTCGTCCGTGGCGAGCGCAGGACAGCTATCGTCCGCGCCGAGCCGCTCCGAACGGTCACTGTGA
- a CDS encoding DUF354 domain-containing protein, whose amino-acid sequence MRVVVTIQHPAHVHFYRHAISLLEQRGHEVFVFARENDLAVPLLEEYDIDHEVLAGPQDSLFGLARVQLTYELRLLRRARAIDPDVMTAIGGVAVSHVAPLVGARSVVFIDNEGIQSHRITTPFSHLICTPSGYEETYGEKHVRYDGYQELAYLHPDRFDPSPNRLRNHGVEPDERYSVVRFRKWDALHDVGQAGLSPEGKERLVSILADHGEVYITSTQELPPALEPHRLPVPAHLIHDLMYYADCFAGDSGTMSTEAAVLGTPALRIQSFAGDADMSNFVELEEAYGLLRSTPDEEEGLEIVSEWVSDPDLAETWRDRRNRMLAEKIDVTAFIADVLTTQGEGSAPPRPQPARVSQ is encoded by the coding sequence ATGAGGGTTGTCGTCACCATCCAGCACCCGGCACACGTCCACTTCTACCGCCACGCGATCTCCCTGCTCGAGCAACGAGGCCACGAGGTGTTCGTCTTCGCGCGTGAGAACGACCTCGCGGTGCCGTTGCTCGAGGAGTACGACATCGACCACGAGGTGCTGGCGGGGCCCCAGGACTCGCTGTTCGGGCTGGCGCGAGTGCAGTTGACCTACGAACTCCGCCTGTTGCGCCGCGCGCGGGCGATCGACCCGGACGTGATGACGGCCATCGGTGGCGTCGCCGTCTCGCACGTCGCCCCGCTCGTCGGCGCGCGCAGCGTCGTCTTCATCGACAACGAGGGAATCCAATCCCACCGGATCACGACGCCGTTCTCGCATCTGATCTGTACGCCGAGTGGCTACGAGGAGACCTACGGCGAAAAGCACGTCCGCTACGACGGCTACCAGGAACTCGCCTACCTCCACCCCGACCGGTTCGACCCTTCGCCCAACCGGCTGCGCAACCACGGCGTCGAGCCGGACGAGCGCTACTCCGTGGTGCGATTTCGTAAATGGGACGCCCTTCACGACGTCGGCCAGGCTGGCCTCTCCCCCGAGGGCAAAGAACGACTCGTCTCCATCCTGGCCGACCACGGCGAGGTGTACATCACGAGCACGCAGGAGCTCCCCCCGGCACTCGAGCCCCACCGCCTGCCGGTGCCGGCCCACCTGATCCACGATCTGATGTACTACGCCGACTGTTTCGCCGGCGACTCGGGGACGATGTCGACCGAGGCCGCCGTCCTCGGCACGCCCGCGCTTCGAATCCAGTCGTTCGCCGGCGACGCTGACATGAGCAACTTCGTCGAACTCGAGGAGGCGTACGGTCTCCTCCGGTCGACGCCCGACGAGGAGGAAGGCCTCGAGATCGTCAGCGAATGGGTTTCCGACCCGGACCTGGCCGAGACCTGGCGCGACCGCCGGAATCGGATGCTCGCGGAGAAGATCGACGTGACGGCGTTCATCGCGGACGTGCTGACCACGCAGGGAGAGGGGAGCGCGCCGCCCCGTCCACAGCCGGCCCGGGTCTCACAGTGA
- a CDS encoding glycosyltransferase, translated as MYEGHTVAVVIPAYNEEGFVGEVIDTVPGYVDRIYAIDDCSTDDTWDEIRRHARRRNEARVAVDDDARQASAAKPDPVEDTVSTADGRDDPEALEPDDDAVAEDPDEAVADGGLDARTVMPIQNERNRGVGGTITVGYQHALEDGIDVTAVMAGDGQMDPDYLDRLLDPLVEGRAEYAKGNRLYGRDRSAMSSWRLFGNLLLSYLTKISSGYWRMMDPQNGYTAISLEALERIDLEGLYTDYGFSNDLLVALNTQGFRVADVSMPAVYGDERSHIQYRSFVPNLSWLLLRRFVHRLYVRYLLLDFHPLALMYALGVGGGALALAGLGAALDEESSQPVTGVLLALVLLVLSSITLLLAMTFDRLANDDLVVSVQ; from the coding sequence ATGTACGAGGGACACACCGTCGCCGTGGTAATACCGGCGTATAACGAGGAGGGGTTCGTCGGCGAGGTGATCGACACCGTACCCGGGTACGTCGATCGGATCTACGCGATCGACGACTGCTCGACCGACGACACGTGGGACGAGATCCGCCGACACGCACGCCGCCGGAACGAGGCACGTGTGGCCGTCGACGACGACGCTCGACAGGCGTCCGCAGCTAAACCTGACCCGGTGGAAGACACCGTCTCAACTGCTGACGGGCGCGACGATCCCGAAGCGCTCGAGCCGGACGACGACGCCGTCGCCGAGGATCCGGACGAAGCCGTGGCCGACGGCGGGCTCGACGCACGAACCGTCATGCCGATCCAGAACGAGCGAAACCGCGGCGTCGGCGGGACGATCACGGTCGGCTACCAGCACGCCCTCGAGGACGGGATCGACGTCACCGCCGTCATGGCCGGCGACGGGCAGATGGACCCCGACTACCTCGATCGCCTGCTCGATCCCCTCGTCGAGGGTCGAGCCGAGTACGCGAAGGGAAACCGCCTCTACGGGCGTGACCGGTCGGCGATGTCCTCCTGGCGGCTGTTCGGCAACCTGCTGCTCTCGTACCTGACGAAGATCTCGAGTGGCTACTGGCGGATGATGGATCCCCAGAACGGCTACACGGCCATCTCGCTCGAGGCACTCGAGCGAATCGACCTCGAGGGCCTCTACACCGACTACGGCTTCTCGAACGACCTGCTGGTGGCGCTCAACACGCAGGGGTTCCGGGTCGCCGACGTTTCGATGCCGGCGGTCTACGGCGACGAGCGGAGTCACATCCAGTACCGCTCGTTCGTCCCCAATCTCTCGTGGCTATTGCTTCGTCGATTCGTCCACCGACTGTACGTGCGGTACCTCCTGCTCGACTTCCATCCGCTGGCGCTCATGTACGCCCTCGGCGTCGGCGGCGGCGCGCTGGCGCTGGCGGGACTCGGTGCCGCCCTCGACGAAGAGTCGAGCCAGCCCGTAACGGGCGTCCTGCTGGCACTCGTCTTGCTGGTGCTCTCGTCGATTACGCTGTTGCTCGCGATGACGTTCGACCGGCTGGCCAACGACGACCTGGTGGTGAGCGTCCAATGA
- a CDS encoding Mrp/NBP35 family ATP-binding protein → MSDTEETVTEAELLARLETVEDPLNDDDIVSLGLVNDLSIEDGTASISLAFNSPYAPTEMELGDAIREIVSEAGLEPDLRAHVGAEHGFDDDVLPTVRNVVAVSSGKGGVGKTTVATNLAAGLDQLGARVGVLDADIHGPNVPRILPLEGEPAVTAEDQLVPPVSDGVRVMSMGFLTEESDDPAMLRGPMVNKFMMKFLEGVEWGYLDYLIVDLPPGTGDAQLNLLQTMPLAGAVVVTTPQEMSVDDTRKAVRMFQEHHTPVLGVVENMSTFHCPSCGDRHDLFGHDGATAISEDYDVPLLEKLPVHTDFGADGIEGTVAKDDDSPVVEDVRTLVSQIVDRIGEENRKRVANNPDAPGVEPFPADSE, encoded by the coding sequence ATGAGCGACACCGAGGAGACCGTTACCGAAGCGGAACTTTTGGCCCGACTCGAGACGGTCGAGGACCCCCTGAACGACGACGACATCGTCTCGCTCGGACTCGTAAACGACCTCTCGATCGAAGACGGGACGGCGTCTATCTCGCTGGCGTTTAACTCGCCGTACGCGCCGACCGAGATGGAGCTGGGCGATGCGATCCGCGAGATCGTCTCGGAAGCCGGCCTCGAGCCCGACCTGCGCGCCCACGTCGGCGCCGAGCACGGCTTCGACGACGACGTGTTACCGACCGTCCGGAACGTCGTCGCCGTCTCCTCCGGAAAAGGTGGCGTCGGCAAGACGACCGTCGCCACGAACCTCGCCGCCGGGCTCGACCAACTGGGCGCGCGCGTCGGCGTCCTCGACGCCGACATCCACGGCCCGAACGTCCCCCGAATCCTCCCGCTCGAGGGCGAGCCGGCCGTCACGGCCGAAGATCAGCTGGTTCCGCCGGTCTCCGACGGCGTCCGCGTGATGAGCATGGGCTTTCTCACCGAGGAGAGCGACGACCCGGCCATGCTTCGGGGGCCGATGGTCAACAAGTTCATGATGAAGTTCCTCGAGGGCGTCGAGTGGGGCTACCTCGATTACCTGATCGTCGACCTGCCGCCGGGGACGGGTGACGCACAGCTCAACCTGCTGCAGACGATGCCGCTCGCTGGCGCCGTCGTCGTGACGACGCCCCAGGAGATGTCCGTCGACGACACCCGAAAGGCCGTCCGGATGTTCCAGGAACACCACACGCCCGTCCTGGGCGTCGTCGAGAACATGAGCACGTTCCACTGTCCAAGCTGTGGCGACAGACACGACCTGTTCGGCCACGACGGCGCCACCGCGATCAGCGAGGACTACGACGTCCCGCTGCTCGAGAAGCTCCCGGTCCACACGGACTTCGGTGCCGACGGCATCGAGGGGACGGTCGCCAAGGACGACGACAGTCCGGTCGTCGAAGACGTTCGGACGCTCGTTTCCCAGATCGTCGACCGAATCGGTGAGGAAAACCGCAAGCGAGTTGCCAACAACCCCGACGCACCGGGCGTCGAACCGTTCCCGGCCGATTCCGAGTAG
- the nrfD gene encoding NrfD/PsrC family molybdoenzyme membrane anchor subunit, with protein MSTKTPSEEDILRPMKHTSKKFFVAFALAALAFGVFLMMWSYQLSEGLIVTGLADWGSGGGVTWGLYIGAFIWWVGIAHGGIILSAAVRLLGMDRYMPVARLAELLTIAGLSAAGFYIIVHMGRPDRMVTSILGYYHVTVNNSPLVWDVTVITMYFVMTATYLLLTLRYDVSRLRDDLPSHFEPIYKLLTIGYSEKEDPVVERMVWWLALAIIIMAPLLLHGGVIPWLFALIPTMPGWFGAIQGPQFLTIALTSAIAGVIIISFAFRNAYDWDHIITDDVFRGLTLWLGFFSLLFLWLQLQQITSGVFAAPTDQTYATAAKLSHPAYVGSIALVFGALGYIFAQTIRPSLFTKPRAVATGVVVLIATLVEKAFFVAEGLMYPTFGLYDAVPGSYFPSIIEIFSVIGTIGMVVLFFLVVAKIVPVVELHAIEHLRGDHGHGHEPKSESAQEAEVEA; from the coding sequence GTGAGTACGAAGACGCCCAGTGAGGAGGACATCCTCCGTCCGATGAAACACACCTCGAAGAAGTTCTTCGTGGCCTTCGCCCTCGCGGCGCTGGCGTTCGGGGTCTTCCTCATGATGTGGTCCTACCAGCTCTCCGAAGGACTGATCGTCACCGGCCTCGCGGACTGGGGCAGCGGTGGCGGTGTGACCTGGGGGCTGTACATCGGCGCGTTCATCTGGTGGGTCGGCATCGCTCACGGGGGGATCATCCTCTCGGCGGCGGTTCGACTACTCGGGATGGACCGGTACATGCCGGTCGCCCGACTCGCCGAGCTGTTGACGATCGCCGGCCTGTCGGCGGCGGGCTTTTACATCATCGTCCACATGGGCCGTCCGGACCGGATGGTCACCTCCATCCTCGGTTACTACCACGTGACGGTCAACAACTCGCCGCTGGTCTGGGACGTGACCGTCATCACGATGTACTTCGTGATGACCGCGACCTACCTGCTGCTGACGCTCCGATACGACGTCAGCCGGCTGCGTGACGACCTGCCGAGCCACTTCGAACCGATCTATAAGCTGCTGACGATCGGCTACTCCGAGAAGGAAGATCCGGTCGTCGAGCGGATGGTCTGGTGGCTCGCGCTGGCGATCATCATCATGGCGCCGCTGCTGCTCCACGGTGGGGTGATCCCGTGGCTGTTCGCGCTGATTCCGACGATGCCCGGCTGGTTCGGCGCCATCCAGGGACCACAGTTCCTCACCATCGCACTCACCTCGGCGATCGCCGGTGTGATCATCATCTCGTTCGCGTTCCGGAACGCTTACGACTGGGATCACATCATCACCGACGACGTCTTCCGCGGCCTGACGCTCTGGCTCGGCTTCTTCTCCCTGCTGTTCCTGTGGCTGCAGCTCCAGCAGATCACCAGCGGCGTCTTCGCCGCACCGACCGACCAGACGTACGCGACTGCCGCGAAACTCTCCCACCCGGCCTACGTCGGCTCGATCGCGCTGGTGTTCGGTGCGCTCGGCTACATCTTCGCCCAGACGATCCGGCCGTCGCTGTTCACCAAGCCACGCGCCGTCGCTACGGGTGTGGTCGTACTCATCGCGACGCTCGTCGAGAAGGCGTTCTTCGTCGCCGAAGGGCTGATGTACCCGACGTTCGGTCTCTACGACGCCGTCCCAGGAAGCTACTTCCCGAGTATCATCGAGATCTTCTCGGTCATCGGCACGATCGGCATGGTCGTGCTCTTCTTCCTCGTCGTGGCCAAGATCGTTCCCGTGGTCGAACTCCACGCCATCGAACACCTGCGTGGTGACCACGGTCACGGTCACGAACCGAAAAGCGAAAGTGCCCAGGAAGCGGAGGTTGAAGCATGA
- a CDS encoding 4Fe-4S ferredoxin N-terminal domain-containing protein, which yields MSTDDSFHPLGEEWEAELEEKLDETEYDTDLGLEMAKDAQRLVAGEISEAEFHGKYHDAVVEEFGVDDRPTVEAWEEAQEAEGGGLLDKLAELEGDGDMDRREVMKKMGAGAAFLGLAGWATHDNVAGPDDQASIAAAQEDDDGDGVQLGMVIDLENCDGCLTCVAACAEENDLDAGANWMYVFHYEDETQEDAKLLVRNCQHCSDAPCEKVCPTTARHTRSKDGLVLTDYDVCIGCRYCQVACPYGVNYFQWAEPDVPQEEIDENHVYDERGQWVDSRPPRGVMGKCTMCPTRQDGYMGETFEGTTACQVHCPPGIIKFGDMNDPDSDPREFLREVQRREIDDIDDDELRERLEEELEDEDGNPGRLIDQLTESTNSTFRLLEDIGTNPNVVFVGNEPGPNAEQISAEEARERGIPTAVSYEELDAARDDLNIVDERKEVLDEGTLGGDLL from the coding sequence ATGAGCACCGACGATTCGTTCCACCCGCTCGGCGAGGAGTGGGAAGCGGAACTAGAAGAAAAGCTCGACGAGACCGAGTACGACACCGATCTCGGACTCGAGATGGCAAAAGACGCCCAGCGTCTCGTCGCAGGCGAGATCAGCGAGGCGGAGTTCCACGGAAAGTACCACGACGCCGTCGTCGAGGAGTTCGGCGTGGACGACCGTCCGACTGTCGAAGCCTGGGAGGAAGCACAGGAAGCAGAAGGAGGCGGTCTCCTCGACAAGCTCGCCGAGCTGGAAGGCGACGGCGACATGGACCGCCGTGAAGTGATGAAGAAGATGGGCGCCGGCGCGGCGTTCCTCGGCCTGGCCGGCTGGGCGACACACGACAACGTCGCCGGTCCGGACGACCAGGCATCGATCGCCGCCGCCCAGGAGGACGACGACGGCGACGGCGTCCAGCTCGGGATGGTCATCGACCTCGAGAACTGTGACGGCTGTCTCACCTGCGTCGCCGCGTGCGCCGAGGAGAACGACCTCGACGCCGGGGCGAACTGGATGTACGTCTTCCACTACGAGGACGAGACCCAGGAAGACGCGAAGCTGCTCGTCCGAAACTGCCAGCACTGTTCTGACGCGCCGTGTGAGAAGGTCTGTCCGACGACGGCCCGCCACACCCGCTCGAAAGACGGGCTCGTGCTGACCGATTACGACGTCTGTATCGGCTGCCGCTACTGTCAGGTGGCCTGTCCGTACGGCGTCAACTACTTCCAGTGGGCCGAACCCGACGTCCCGCAGGAGGAGATCGACGAGAACCACGTCTACGACGAGCGCGGTCAGTGGGTCGACAGCCGCCCACCCCGCGGCGTCATGGGCAAGTGTACGATGTGTCCGACCCGCCAGGACGGCTATATGGGCGAGACCTTCGAGGGGACGACCGCCTGTCAGGTTCACTGTCCGCCAGGCATCATCAAGTTCGGCGACATGAACGACCCCGACAGCGATCCCCGCGAGTTCTTGCGCGAGGTCCAGCGCCGGGAGATCGACGACATCGACGACGACGAACTCCGCGAGCGTCTCGAGGAGGAACTCGAGGACGAGGACGGCAACCCCGGCCGGCTGATCGATCAGCTGACCGAATCTACCAACTCGACGTTCCGGCTGCTCGAGGACATCGGGACCAACCCGAACGTCGTCTTCGTCGGCAACGAGCCCGGCCCGAACGCCGAGCAGATCAGCGCCGAGGAGGCTCGCGAGCGGGGCATTCCGACGGCAGTCTCCTACGAGGAACTCGACGCGGCCCGCGACGACCTGAACATCGTCGACGAGCGCAAGGAAGTGCTCGACGAGGGTACCCTCGGGGGTGACCTGCTGTGA
- a CDS encoding NAD(P)/FAD-dependent oxidoreductase, which produces MHEHDGFDYDVAVVGGGPAGLTSALYTTRLGHETLVVDRGGGRAAMMRDTHNVIGITEEVSGNEFLQTGREQVRSYGAEFRRAFVEDLEALGESADDGFRVSLGDEAVRVRRVVLATGFADQRPDPPLPPTGRGLHYCVHCDAYMFVDEPVFVMGTSDAAAYVAMIMLNYTDDVDLLTRGNEPEWSEETAELLEGHPVDVVEAEITAMNKGEDGWLESFEFEDGTVRDYQGGFPMYGSNYHADLADAIELERNDDGTVVVDDHGRTSVDGVYAVGDLTPGHNQIPVAMGQGANAGIAIHKELRAFPRSLEDLDAHGPVTDEEVPAISPALLETAVAHEGHAGGPRDDITGEGDAAVDD; this is translated from the coding sequence ATGCACGAACACGACGGGTTCGACTACGACGTTGCGGTCGTCGGCGGCGGGCCGGCGGGGCTGACCAGCGCGCTCTACACCACGCGATTGGGCCACGAGACGCTGGTCGTCGACCGCGGTGGCGGCCGCGCGGCGATGATGCGCGACACGCACAACGTCATCGGCATCACCGAGGAGGTCTCGGGCAACGAGTTCTTACAGACCGGCAGGGAGCAGGTACGCAGCTACGGCGCCGAGTTCCGACGGGCGTTCGTCGAGGACCTCGAGGCGCTCGGCGAGTCGGCCGACGACGGCTTTCGCGTCTCCCTGGGCGACGAAGCGGTCAGGGTCCGTCGCGTCGTCCTCGCGACCGGCTTCGCCGACCAGCGCCCCGACCCACCGCTCCCGCCGACCGGCCGGGGACTGCACTACTGCGTCCACTGTGACGCGTACATGTTCGTCGACGAACCCGTCTTCGTGATGGGGACGAGCGACGCTGCCGCCTACGTCGCCATGATCATGCTGAACTACACCGACGACGTCGACCTGCTGACCCGCGGCAACGAGCCCGAGTGGAGCGAGGAGACCGCCGAACTACTCGAGGGCCATCCCGTCGACGTCGTGGAGGCGGAGATCACGGCGATGAACAAGGGCGAGGACGGCTGGCTCGAGTCCTTCGAGTTCGAGGACGGCACCGTGCGCGACTACCAGGGCGGCTTCCCGATGTACGGCTCGAACTACCACGCGGACCTCGCCGACGCGATAGAACTCGAGCGTAACGACGACGGCACCGTCGTCGTCGACGACCACGGCCGAACCTCGGTCGACGGCGTCTACGCCGTCGGCGACCTCACGCCGGGACACAACCAGATCCCCGTCGCGATGGGTCAGGGGGCGAACGCCGGAATCGCCATCCACAAGGAGTTGCGGGCGTTCCCGCGGTCGCTCGAGGACCTCGACGCACACGGTCCCGTCACGGACGAGGAGGTCCCTGCCATCTCGCCTGCGCTCCTCGAGACGGCCGTTGCTCACGAAGGACACGCGGGCGGCCCGCGCGACGATATAACTGGAGAAGGCGACGCTGCCGTCGACGACTGA
- a CDS encoding peroxiredoxin, which translates to MSQDVADTDESPGMPLLNDPFPELEVETTHGTKVLPDDYEGSWFVLFSHPGDFTPVCTTEFVAFQQRYDEFKELDTELIGLSVDRVHSHIKWTEWIDEELDEQIEFPIIADEQGKVATELGMLHPGAGSATVRSVFVVDPEGELRLILYYPMEIGRNIDEILRSIRAFQTHEAEGVALPADWPENESFGDKALLSPPSTDADATARLEEADADDDLEAYDWWFTLKDI; encoded by the coding sequence ATGTCCCAAGACGTAGCTGATACTGACGAATCGCCCGGCATGCCGCTGCTGAACGACCCGTTCCCCGAACTCGAGGTGGAGACGACCCACGGGACGAAAGTCCTCCCCGACGACTACGAGGGGTCGTGGTTCGTGCTGTTTAGCCACCCCGGTGACTTCACGCCCGTCTGCACCACCGAGTTCGTCGCGTTCCAGCAGCGCTACGACGAGTTCAAGGAACTCGACACCGAACTGATCGGGCTCTCGGTCGACCGCGTCCACTCTCACATCAAGTGGACCGAGTGGATCGACGAGGAGCTCGACGAGCAGATCGAGTTCCCGATCATCGCCGACGAACAGGGCAAAGTCGCCACCGAACTCGGCATGCTCCATCCCGGAGCGGGCTCCGCGACGGTCCGGTCCGTCTTCGTCGTCGACCCCGAGGGTGAACTGCGCCTGATCCTCTACTACCCGATGGAGATCGGTCGCAACATCGACGAGATCCTGCGGTCGATCCGCGCGTTCCAGACCCACGAGGCGGAGGGTGTCGCCCTGCCCGCCGACTGGCCCGAGAACGAGAGCTTCGGCGATAAGGCGCTGCTCTCGCCGCCGAGCACGGACGCCGACGCCACGGCCCGACTCGAGGAAGCCGACGCGGACGACGACCTCGAGGCCTACGACTGGTGGTTCACGCTGAAAGATATCTAA
- a CDS encoding DUF1641 domain-containing protein encodes MAQDNRSTDDAFAGTEFEPPADSQLARAIDENDEELAELLELLVVVQELSADLAPELREAAHDSREPIAELRMALEREETLVLVQRVGDNADTLVELLDTLEVVDDLAHDLAPEFQTIVRENRETIEQLRFALEREETLVLLERLGENVDTLVELFDLLEVVTDLAEDLIPEAVDVARENRAPIAELRMMVAGLSSAYVEADIDPHQLGQNLGNMLVLGYRLGDEELIDAVEAGLGAFTEEEPPKKVGLFGMLGALRDDDVRQGLGILIEFLRRMGATKSN; translated from the coding sequence ATGGCACAGGACAATCGATCGACGGACGACGCCTTCGCCGGGACCGAGTTCGAGCCGCCGGCCGACAGCCAACTCGCCCGTGCGATCGACGAGAACGACGAGGAGCTCGCCGAGCTGCTCGAACTCCTGGTCGTCGTCCAGGAGCTCTCGGCGGACCTCGCTCCCGAACTGCGCGAGGCGGCCCACGACTCCCGGGAACCGATCGCAGAACTGCGCATGGCCTTAGAGCGCGAGGAGACGCTCGTACTCGTCCAGCGCGTCGGGGATAATGCCGACACGCTCGTCGAACTCCTCGACACGCTCGAGGTCGTCGACGACCTCGCACACGACCTGGCGCCGGAGTTCCAGACGATCGTTCGTGAGAACCGTGAGACGATCGAGCAGCTGCGGTTCGCCTTAGAGCGTGAGGAGACGCTCGTCTTGCTCGAGCGACTCGGCGAGAACGTCGACACCCTCGTCGAACTGTTCGACCTGCTCGAGGTCGTCACCGACCTCGCCGAGGACCTGATCCCGGAGGCCGTCGACGTCGCCCGCGAGAACAGAGCGCCGATCGCGGAGCTCCGGATGATGGTCGCCGGACTCAGTAGCGCGTACGTCGAGGCGGACATCGATCCCCACCAGCTCGGGCAGAACCTCGGCAACATGCTCGTCCTGGGCTATCGACTCGGCGACGAGGAGCTCATCGACGCCGTCGAGGCGGGTCTCGGCGCATTCACGGAAGAGGAACCACCGAAGAAAGTCGGTCTGTTCGGGATGCTCGGCGCGCTTCGTGACGACGACGTCCGCCAGGGGCTCGGCATCCTGATCGAGTTTCTCCGACGGATGGGTGCGACGAAGTCGAATTGA